AAGCTTAGAGGATAAATAAATCATACCAGTCAGGCTAGTGAGTGAAAAGTTTCCACTTTCTCTTTGTACAGTTGGTGGAATAACTTTGCCAGGATGTGGAAAGGGGCCtcaaaatttttcatttccttctgtaaagaaataagaaaattgtCAATTGCAGATGGAATAAGCATTTGACTATTTCTGCTCTATTTCACCAAAGAAGGATTAAAACTGAGTTAGATGACAAACAAGGTGAAGAGAGTCCCCAGTTATCTTTCTCTGCCTGAAAGAGAAGATAACTTTACCAACACCCCCTTGCACAGATGGTGAAAGGAGCAGATACTCACCACTGACATCTCACAGTATTCCAGGCCATGTTTCTCAGCCCACTCCTGTGCTTGTTCCTGCTCCACAACTCGACGATCAGCTAGGTCTGTTTTATTTCCCACTAAGACACctacagaaaaaaagacatggaaggaaagaaaaaaaccccagctcaTCAATGCTGACTTGTAAGCCATAAATACTGGAATATTTGTAGAAGTAACTGAAGAAGTTGTAGGCGTGGCAAATAGTCTATAACTACCTAAAAAAGATTCCAAAAAGGAAACATATTCAAGCCTTATCTGTTTCTTGATAAAAGCAAAGGAGTTGGAGGAAGCCATGTCTGCCCCAACTTAAAATAAATGCTCTATTCCACAGCTCAGCAGAAACAACGGCTAACATACAAGAGGGGAGTAGATAACAAGAATCACACATTCTTACCTGGGATGTACATCCCAACTGCTTgagccctcagcttctccaaCCATTTGTTACAGTTGTTGAAAGATTGCTCACTAGTGACATCATACACAAGGCACAGGACGTTGGGTTGCTCCCACTGCACAGCAAGAAAGGAACACTGTCACCTCTAATGAAACTGATGTGGTCAACAGCCATGATGTAAACGTAGCAAACACAGCTgctaagatgaaaataaaaagcctAACACCCAGGAATCCTATGCCCTGCCTGAAGTTTCACATTTCAATTGACCCAACTAAATCACTGACATTGGGAGAGGTGGTTTTGCTTTCCTCCCCAGTcctgtctgtgcagccctgccCCTTGTATCAGCTCTGGCACTCATCTGATCCCTGGGGAAGCTGATTTTTCATGCTGAATCAGCACAAAATTAATCCTAGGAAAAAAGTAGAAAGGTTTTCTTCCAGTTTGAGAAGCTGAGCCAGCTTCCAGGGAAGACCCTTGCAAACCAGATCTAGTGCAAGTGTAAAAGTGGAATCGCTTTTGTAGACAATGAACCATTAGGTTGACTTAGCCATCTTATGAAAGCTTACATCAATTAACTTGTTCTGCTTCTCAAAATGAGATAACACAGTAGAGAACTGTATAGGGAAGGTCACAAATatgtgaaggaaaaaacccaagggCAGGATTATGCTCAAGGACAAGAATGAATCCTGTTGGACTAAACACATCACtgtaacacaaaaaaaacctcccacTGTTGAAGTCGCAGcaaaacagatgtttttctaagaaataaaaataactttaaaaaacagtaCACAGAAATTCTCCATTAAAGTTTCCTATTTCTTTTGTAAGAAAACTgcctctctgctttcctttctcTGGAAAGTATTTCTTCTAGTACTTATGCAAGTTTTAGAGAGGTAGAACAGGATGCGTTGGCAACTGAGGTAATTGCTCCCATTTACACTAAAGACAAAGTTTGCTACATCTGCCAGACTGGGGAGCTCAGATCTTCAAAGCAAAAGCACTTCTTTGGAAGAAGAGGACTGTTACATAAGACTTACCAGTTTCTCCAGCATTTCAGAAAATAGATCTTTTCCTGCAGAGTCAAAAATGAAGAATTCCTGAAAGCGGAAACAGAAAGAAGGCTCTTGCCAAGAAAAATGCAGTGTAGGGAAAGGTTTTGGAAGTAAATACTGCAACTTGTAACTCCAACATTTTATTCAGGACAGCAGTGTCATGTCCCTAAGGGACAAATTCCCCGCACTGAGAAAACTCCAGATAGTATGAGAAAATAAATAGCCATTTTTCAAGTATAAGCAGTAAAAGAGTTACTTCCAAGGCCCCAAGTCTAGTTTCTATCCCTACTGGAAACAGAAAATGTTAAGTGGGACAGTAACTTCTAGTATTTATACAAAATCATATACATTCCATTCGTGGGAGTATAGGGCATTAAGGAAAAATAACAGATAAGCTGCGGCTTTTGTAGTTCCAAGAATCATGAACTAAACCTGAGTGCCCTAAAGGACAGAACAGAAATCTCAACAAAGCTGGCAATAACTTTGGTTTAAAATTTTGTGTTGGATACAAGTATATAAAAATTACACTTTTAAGACCAAACTAACCCTGGAGCATCAGCAATTACACATGATCAGCCTCATTTCCTTAATGCAACTTAATTGCCCTATGAACATGCATAGTGATCTTCTACCAGAATGAGACTTGTGTGGGGCTTGAGCTCTGGATGTCTCTTTCTGACCAAATTTGTGTCACAGAAAAACTCACCACACTATCATTTGTCTCTGGAACTGATACAGCCTTCACCAACAATTCTATGCCCGCTGTCTGTCAAGAAGAATCAGGAAAATGAGGATCAGGAGAGTTTTTAAGAGCCTGTCCAACTGCATACCAACTGTGCATTGGATTGAGGCAATTCTTGTGAATCATTACAATTTCATCAAACATAGACCGCTGGATACTCAGCAATACTCCTCCTAGCTCTGGTAACCTAATCTCACCAATATGTCAAAGGCTCATAGATTTGCTCAGCtgggagaaaaaggaggagaacCAAGGAGATTTGCTTATTTACAGCTCAGAGTATTAGCTGAAGTCTGCAGGTCTACGCTCATTCTCACACTGCTGCTCTAACGCACGCCTTAGAACGTTCTGCACTAACCATGTGATGAGCTAACATATGGGACTGAGATTATTTGTGCTTCTCCCACCTTTTATCTCATTCTGCTTTGTAGCTCATTTGTTTGTTCTATTTCTATCCTTAAATTCTGGTTTCCATCTTTATTTCAATGAATAAACttattttaggggtttttttcctccacactcatattttcctttttttactttacttatatttacttttatttttatcctgCTTCTGATTAGTCATCATCATTGATTCTTACACTGAAAGACTGCAAACTGTATCCTCTTCATCTGGGAACAGTTTCTGTAGATTATAATTATCTTGGGGCTATGCGGCACATCTTGGTGTTTGCACAGTGATAAGCGCACTGTCCACATCCACATTTAATAGTTGGAATTAAAAGCTTTCTCCTTCAGCAGTGCTTTTTCATAGAGTAGTCCCTAAAGGGGGAAGCTCTCTAACACCACAAAACCTTGTGAAAACATTGGTTCAATAGGAAAATCACAAGATTAACTAAATTATTCTGCCTTAAGTTTCAACACCAGCACCTACATAATGCAGACTTACAGAATGTTAAGCTCTTTCTCTTCAGAATCTAGGGTGCAAGAAAGAAAACCCTCTAAGATCCCACCTTGAATGCCTCaacttaaaataatatttattttgttctagGCCTCTCAGTTTTCCCACTCATCTTAGAAAAATTTAGCAGTCTAAGCCTGTTGTATGCTTACCAGTGTGTAGTTCTTCTGAAAATGAGCCCCATCACTGCGAAACATCTGGGCTAAAGCACTCTTACCCACAGCTGGATCACctgcaaaaccaaaaacataaaatatttttgtttcatacTAGAGAATcttgttgttttgtttcataCTAGAGAATTTTTCCTCAGTTCTGATACTATGAATGTTGTAAGAGCCCAGGTGCTCTGACTCTGAATACAGGTAATTTAACTGTCACATGAAGCACAAAACCATCTCAAAGGTAATACCCACACAAGGAAATGAATAATGCCATTATGCATACTGGTGGCTGACATCTGATTTCTGATCTATGCACAACAACAAATGACTGCCACATTAAGGTGGAACTGCTGTTTGTTCTAAAATTCATGCCTACTCCACAGCCCTTACCTAGGAATTAAAATTTCCCAGATATGTTATCATGTAGAGAAAACTACAATGTGAAAAGGGCTTCCTAGGAGGCTATTTCTTGTCCTTAGGTTACCCATCTCCCCAGACTCAAATCCTTGTTATATACTGAGACAAAGCTGCTTAAGCTGGTAACATTTCTCAATGAACTCTTCTTGCTGACCCTGCTAAGAGAGCAACTCTTGCTGACTCAATGCTGCTGGTGGCTCATTAGTCGCATCCTGGGCATAACAGAAGCAAACGTCAGAGAGAAAGCACATGGCTGGAGAGAAGAGCCTGCTGATTCATCCCTGTATGGAAGGAAAAGCAAGGGGCTTTGGTTTTTGCTCTTCTAGAGCCAAGGCTTTCTGATATGGCTTGCACAACACTCCAGGCAAACCTGACAGCTGCCTGCTTTGGCTTGCTCTTACAAAACTCTGAGATCCAAAGcaatcacaggatcacagaacagattatgctgagttggaagggacccacaaggatcactgggtccaactcctggccctgcacaggaccatcctcaagagtcacaccatgtgacTCTCAAGAATATTGCCCAAATGTTTTTTCAACTCTGTCAGGCTTAGTGCTgtgacccttccctggggagatgTTACAGAGCCCaatcaccctctgggtgaagaacctttttctaacatccaacctaaacctcctctgacacaacttcaggccatttccTCAGGCTATGCAGAACTCACATATGCCCATATCACTACATGAAAAAGATGATAAATCATAACCCTTCCTAAACAAAGACTTAATGCTTCCAAAGAGCTTATCATTTCTCCACATAATGTCTCATTAGCCTGGATAGTTAAAAGGACAAGAACCAGTAATTAAAAACCTCAGTGCTTCAAGCTTTACCCTCAAAGGCACACTCATAACAGCCAAGCCTGGAATACAAGTCTTTCACATTATGTTGTTAATAAATAAAGCCAGAAAGGAAGTATTTTACATTAAGTTGTTAATAAATAAACCAAGAAAGGGGCATATTTTTGACTCCATTACAGCTTCCTAATGGTGTTTTGAAGGAAATTGATTAAGCCCTCTGCTCACTATTACAGAGGAGGAAGGGTGTTTTGGATAGTGACAATTACCCCTAGATGCATTAACCAAATGTAGTTCTTGTTTAAACATTTTTAGCATGCTTGCTTACTTTGAGCTGAGTTGGGCTCATAATATTTAGACAGGAAAATCTGGTAAGTCAGCTTGTTTGTTCTCTGATCAGTTCAAGCCTGTGCGGAAGACAACACTCTGTTCTGAGTGGAAGCTATTCTGTATTTCAATAGACAATTAGATCTGTCTTTGTAAAATGAGATAGAGAGGCACACATTGCTCCAAACTGTGCAGGCATCAGCCAGCACAAATTCTTAACTAATGCATTGCCTTTCTTTCACTTGACAGCCCCGGGCGTTCTTTCCCTCTTTATTCTTTGCCATCCTCTTAAGCCCATCACACCAGTAGACTTCCTCAAAGTAAATTTCCTTGCCCTTTTCAGTTTAGTCTGGTGTGCCAGTAGGGCATCTCACAGTATAAATTCTATCCATATTTCTGTTATTCTGCCAGAATCTGTAGAGTCTTTCAAAAATGCCTGCTACTGCCAGCTGTTTCTCTACAATGAAAACCTTTGTGTAGTGTCTCCATAGTAAGCTCAGACAACAGATCTTTTTACTTTATGCCTGTAAATGACCCTTGAGCTAACACAGGAATCATCTTCTATTGTCAATTCAATAGTCTGTTTTGCTAATAAGAGCCCTTTTCCCCTGTTCTTTTTGACCTTGGTGTAGCTCCCACTTCTGTGTCACTGGCTCTTCATAACCATTTCCTTAGGTCCACAAGAGTTCCCAGTGCCATTTCTGATGGGTTTGCTCCTATTTATGTAATTGCATGTTCTTGTTCCCTTTAGGTTGTTGTGATTACTCATGTCTTTGGTCCCTTTCACTTTAGTGGCTTTTTCTGCAacagaaaatctatttttcctGGTCTGCTTcactaatttattatttttaataatacagGGATATTATTGTGGCGCATAGAAGAATGACATATGGGATAGGACATTCCTGTTCTTTGTGCTGGGAACAGAATTGAAAAGGCCACTCCAGACCCAATAAGGATTAAGGACATAAACAGGTCATCTAAAGAAAACCTATGTGATTTTAAAATGGTTGTGGAATTGGCCTTTGGTAACACTAAACAACAAAACTGGATAGACTTCAGCAAAGCCAGTATACTGGGAGCAGGAAACTTCCAAATTGGAAATGATGCCTATGTTTCAAATGTAGAAGATAGGTAAGATATTCATGCTGTTCACAGCAGTAGAGCCACAAGGGAGATCAATTCTTTTGCCTTTGCCAAAGACCACATCTGGCTTTGTGTGAGTTGATGGCCAGCTGCTTCTGAGGTTAAAAAAGGCAAACATTTTATTCCGGATGAAATAATTTGGAACAAAGAGTTAAACCTGGGAGCTGACTGCAGACAAAGGTTTTATGGATTTGTGCTTTTGGCTGAGGCTGCACAGAGCTTCAATGtagaaggaggggaaaaaatgaaaagatttttcacAAAGTTCTAACAGCCAGCTGTACTCACTTTCAACACCTCCATAATCCATCCTGACTAAATTAAGTGGTGTCTTCACCTCATTTTTTTCTCAGGTTAGCCTCTAAATTGTTTTGGGGAAAGGATGCCACTGTGAAGTGCTCATCCTTCTACTCTCTATCTAGGCTTTACCTTTCTATCATACTCTCAGAATCATCCTAATTTCTAACATGAACTTTTCACATCAGCCCAAAGCAAGGCTCACAAACGAGGCAGGACTCAGCTGCCTAGCCTGCTCCCTTCACGCTTTCTCCAGTCTCTGTGCCCACCTTTCCACACTGCCGAAATACtctttttggtttgggtttggttttttttcctctttctcagaTCCTGTCCTCGCATTTCATCCGATCCAACTGCACCTCAcaccctccctgggcactgctcgACTCCACGTGATAGGCGAGGGCGCGTTCCGAGTGCTAATAACACACACGACCTCCGCTGCTCCCGTCCCCAGGCAGCCGAGGtctcccttctctcccaccGCCTCTCTCCCCACCTCTTctccggcggggcggccccggcacGAGGGGCTGTGGGAAGCCGGGCCCCCTGCGCTGCCGGCCTCTCCCGACCCCGCGGCGCCCGCTCTAGTCGCGTGTGGGCAGCGGGGCGGATGGGAGCGGGCGGGCCGGACTCACCTGCCAGCAGGCACTTGGCAGCGAGCTTCACCATCGCGCCGGCCCGCGCCCggacggcggcggcggcaccgccACCGCGGTGAGCCAAGGCCTTGGCAACCGCGTGGCCCTGGCAACCGAGTGACCGCCCGCCGTCCCTATTGGCTGCGGGCCCTGTTCATCAAGGTCACCCACAGTTATTATTGGTTTTCTCGTTTCTCCCCGCCCACTAGTCGTGCTGTCAATCAAAACAGGCGCCCCGCCCCTCCCGGTGGCGTCGCGGCCGTACGGGAGACGCAAAGGGGAATTCTGCCTGGCAACTAAGGACGTCATCGAAAGCCGGCTTGTTATTGGGTAGAACACAGGGGCCTTCACCACGGGGCTGAAATGACCCTCTGGGGGTACGACAGAAAATGATAAAAGTTACGGGcaaggagctgtggcagcccctaGGCGGGAAGAGGCGAGCGGGGGGAGAAGCCTCCACTTCCTGCCTGTGAGCCCGCGGAACGCGATGTTCCGTGCGGAAGGGCCCCGGCTCCGTGTGCCTTGCTGCGCATGCGCGCGGCGGGAGCGTGGCCCTGCCGCGGCCTGCGCGTCCCTCGCGCCGGGCCCGGCATTCGGGTCACGCTTCCCTCAGGGCTCGGGCAGGAGCGGAGCTGCCCTGGACCCGAGCTTTGCTGCGGCGGCTTCAAAGTCCGCCACGAAGCCGGGTCAGCGCGGCGGGAACAGGCCGCTTGTGAGGCCGCTGTCGCCCTGTGGGAGCGGAGCTGCGCTCCTTCCCTGACCGGGCAGCAGCTGATCCGCTCTCCTTTGCTTCAGTGCACACTTTTCCTTGTGTTTGGCAGTGTTGATGTACTCATGGAGAAAGTTCTCTTGCTTGCTGATTTCGTAGCTGCTTTCTCCTTCGCGCCCCCGCCCCCTCTCCCCCCCCTTGTTAATTTTTGTATCCTTTCACTCTGCAGTGGgttaatttctttgtttttttatattttaaaaatatttctacaaAGCTCTCCCTTGGCTACTATTAAACTATTTCTGTGCCTTAATTTATTCTTTGAACTGATTTTCTGTCTTCCTTAAGCAGTCCAAGTGAGTGGATTTGGGTAGGAGTCGGAAAAGAGGACCATAAAATTTCCTGGGTTTTCCCCTCCTTGCAGCTTCTTTGAAAGATCTGTGCCACCAAAAAACATACCATTAATAGCAATCCATACCTTTTTTAGGGTATGGATTAACTTTTCTTGGCTGCACTTTGAGTTGTTTATTCTGGAACACAGAATGTGCTTACTGCGGGAAGCTGTGAGTAAGGTTGGGAAGAACAGAATAATCAATAATGCATCTGTATTTGGGTTATAACACTGGACATTCCAAGGGTCAAAAATAAAGTTTTCCAAGTTATATTTTAATgtcaacattttattttaatgtgacTGCTTAGAAGGCAGCTCTTTCACCTTTCCTGGGATAAATTGCCTGTGACATGTCTAGCCAGGCAAGCAAATAACATAAAATCAATGAGAACCTATAGCTGAATCAAAGGAGCCTTCTATATGCACATAAAATACCATTGGGTAGGACATTTTTATCTATGTGATAAAAACATGAAGGGGACTTCACTAGCCTGAGTGGTCAGACTTCAATTGTAGATGATGACTTGTAGTAAAATATAGTGATGGAGTCACtacttttcctttaaaagagaaaagaaaaattaatcccGGGTCTCATTATtactttccctgttttccatcCCCAAATCTTCCACCACATAAAACAGATGTGGGCTGTTGATGTTCTCCATCACTTATGTCTAAATAGCTTGCCTCCTCTTTCATCTTTTCTGCCTTCCACTCCATCCTCTGAGAAATTCACTTGTCTCTGCATCGTTCCATTTTTGCAATCTTTGCATTATCCTTTGTTGTCTATTTGTAATATTGCCCCAGTTTACTGACAGGTCTCCAAGTGAAGGCTTTGAGGCTCCATGATGATGTACTTGAGGTTTACTGATCGTGGCTGCAGTGTGGTGGGATCCATCAGCATTCATTGAGGTCACAAACATCCCCGGCATTTTACACTGGGATCGCTGCAAAGGAAGGCATAGATTATGTTGGAAGTGAGATTTTCATTGCTACTGAAAATTTTTGCTTGGAATCTGAATATCTC
This Agelaius phoeniceus isolate bAgePho1 chromosome 5, bAgePho1.hap1, whole genome shotgun sequence DNA region includes the following protein-coding sequences:
- the IFT27 gene encoding intraflagellar transport protein 27 homolog isoform X1, with protein sequence MVKLAAKCLLAGDPAVGKSALAQMFRSDGAHFQKNYTLTAGIELLVKAVSVPETNDSVEFFIFDSAGKDLFSEMLEKLWEQPNVLCLVYDVTSEQSFNNCNKWLEKLRAQAVGMYIPGVLVGNKTDLADRRVVEQEQAQEWAEKHGLEYCEMSVKEMKNFEAPFHILAKLFHQLYKEKVETFHSLA
- the IFT27 gene encoding intraflagellar transport protein 27 homolog isoform X2, producing the protein MVKLAAKCLLAGDPAVGKSALAQMFRSDGAHFQKNYTLEFFIFDSAGKDLFSEMLEKLWEQPNVLCLVYDVTSEQSFNNCNKWLEKLRAQAVGMYIPGVLVGNKTDLADRRVVEQEQAQEWAEKHGLEYCEMSVKEMKNFEAPFHILAKLFHQLYKEKVETFHSLA